From uncultured Desulfobacter sp., the proteins below share one genomic window:
- a CDS encoding ATP-binding protein, whose product MKAKHQLQSMFHERIADIHVLAQSPCIAGFLANPTPEKHQAVTQMMRSICRFYGIYDQIRLIQVDGQELVRINFNDGRCNKVPQTNLQNKVNRYYFKEALMLPTNQTFISPLDLNVEQGKVEIPHKPMLRFALPIKSQTGATQAVLVMNFLAKTLLEDLFDKNRMRNSGGSMQYSFLVNGNGYYLKSELFPDKEFAFMFSANQDHRFSIDFPEAWQAARTGKKQIQTDQGIFLASMLPVPISILKAQQVNVGTIDSSNHWYLFHFITKESIKKKSFIYGSAQPHLISMHLFISLLIGFLLAQRNRVLNQQKKDAQTIADLYKKNALILSSSGDGIYGVDIHGILTFLNPAAEKMLGWTQDQIIGKSSHQVFHHSHADGCPYEEEECPLHFGLNDGQRRKIDNEVFWRRDGSSFAVSYVSSPIIDQGRITGSVVSFRDISGRLAKDAQLKASQKGFETIFTIVPIPIIYVNAQGWIYRKNNAFTTLLGYGEQDFLDIDHALEKMFPDNDIGKEARSRFLTYLERAPKQGGTILPNMYQLLCDDGVYRDMLVGGRLFEEGYILTFVDMTNQEAAKKALIIARQQAEKANQAKSEFLANMSHEIRTPMNALMGMSRFLLETDLTDKQLDFAQKIDFSSRVLFDIINDILDFSKIEAGKIDIDVHDFSLKDMLLPIDSILSPLAQEKGIDFSITISPDVPEVVQGDAHRLRQILMNLLSNAVKFTHKGGVTGQISVKQGADEGGQIELLFSVQDTGIGISPEQQKKIFEAFSQADSTTTRRFGGTGLGLAISRRLAQLMGSELKVKSSENQGSTFYFEICMNIGDPAKLKESLESSKKIAPPDLKGFSILVVEDIDLNLEVAVRLLNRTGADLLTARNGQQAVDMVAKRRPDLIFMDLQMPVMDGFEAICTIRKTDKDLPIIALSAAALSDEVDRAIHFGAHAHISKPVEPNELYMTLCRYLNVEAPPLPEPSGSKPLEPGNIPDQTPGTKKTGVSCQAKQDMKHAPDQPRLFDLPKVMEAVNNDKEFFFQITEMFFQNRAVHMEAIQKAIGAEDGPALAKAAHALKGALSNFRALGAQHEANELERQAKTGDLGQIKPLFSKLEKKVRRFESELKMTIEKMSHENFNR is encoded by the coding sequence ATGAAGGCTAAGCACCAGCTCCAGTCCATGTTTCATGAACGAATCGCCGATATTCATGTCCTTGCCCAGTCTCCGTGTATAGCGGGATTTCTGGCCAACCCAACCCCGGAAAAGCATCAGGCGGTTACACAGATGATGCGTTCGATTTGCCGTTTTTACGGAATTTATGATCAGATTCGCCTAATCCAGGTCGACGGCCAGGAGCTGGTGCGCATTAATTTTAACGACGGCAGATGCAATAAGGTCCCCCAGACAAACCTTCAAAACAAGGTAAACCGCTATTATTTCAAAGAAGCCCTTATGCTGCCGACAAATCAAACATTTATCTCTCCTTTGGATTTAAACGTGGAGCAGGGCAAAGTTGAAATTCCCCACAAACCCATGCTTCGATTTGCCCTGCCCATAAAAAGTCAAACAGGGGCGACCCAGGCAGTTCTGGTGATGAACTTTTTAGCCAAAACCCTGTTGGAAGACTTGTTTGACAAAAACCGGATGCGCAACTCCGGCGGCAGCATGCAATACAGTTTTCTTGTCAATGGAAACGGCTACTATCTGAAGTCGGAACTGTTCCCTGACAAAGAGTTTGCGTTTATGTTCAGTGCCAACCAAGATCATCGTTTTTCCATTGATTTCCCAGAAGCCTGGCAGGCTGCGCGAACAGGAAAAAAACAGATTCAGACCGACCAAGGCATTTTTTTGGCCAGTATGCTGCCTGTTCCAATTTCTATTTTAAAAGCACAACAGGTGAATGTCGGTACGATTGACAGCTCAAATCACTGGTATCTGTTTCACTTTATCACCAAAGAGAGTATCAAGAAAAAGTCATTCATTTATGGTTCCGCGCAGCCCCACCTCATTTCAATGCATCTATTTATCTCTCTTTTGATCGGCTTTCTTTTAGCCCAGCGCAATCGAGTGCTGAACCAGCAAAAAAAAGATGCGCAAACCATTGCCGATCTTTATAAAAAAAACGCGTTGATCTTATCTTCAAGCGGGGACGGAATTTACGGGGTTGATATTCACGGTATCCTCACCTTTTTAAACCCGGCCGCAGAAAAAATGCTCGGATGGACCCAAGATCAGATCATAGGTAAAAGCTCCCACCAGGTATTTCATCACAGCCATGCCGACGGTTGTCCCTATGAAGAAGAGGAATGCCCCCTTCACTTCGGCTTGAATGACGGACAGAGACGCAAAATTGACAATGAAGTTTTCTGGCGAAGAGACGGCAGTTCTTTTGCAGTCAGCTATGTCTCTTCACCCATAATTGACCAGGGCCGGATTACAGGATCAGTTGTAAGTTTTAGGGATATTTCCGGCAGGCTGGCCAAAGATGCCCAGCTTAAGGCCTCACAAAAAGGATTTGAAACCATATTTACCATAGTTCCCATTCCTATCATCTATGTCAATGCCCAAGGGTGGATCTACCGAAAAAACAACGCCTTTACAACGCTGCTGGGCTATGGTGAACAAGATTTTCTTGACATTGATCATGCACTTGAAAAAATGTTCCCCGACAACGACATCGGCAAAGAGGCTCGCAGTCGCTTTTTAACCTATCTTGAACGCGCCCCGAAACAAGGGGGTACGATTCTGCCAAACATGTACCAACTGCTATGTGATGACGGCGTCTATAGAGATATGCTGGTTGGTGGCCGGCTTTTTGAGGAAGGTTATATTTTAACCTTTGTTGATATGACAAATCAGGAAGCGGCCAAAAAGGCCTTGATTATCGCCCGTCAACAGGCGGAAAAAGCCAATCAGGCAAAATCGGAATTTTTAGCCAATATGTCCCATGAAATCCGTACCCCAATGAATGCCCTCATGGGCATGAGCCGATTTTTGCTTGAAACCGATTTAACTGACAAGCAGTTGGATTTTGCCCAAAAAATAGACTTTTCCTCCAGGGTTCTTTTTGATATCATCAATGATATTCTGGATTTTTCTAAAATTGAAGCAGGGAAAATCGATATTGATGTACATGACTTTTCCTTAAAAGATATGCTGCTGCCCATTGACTCTATTTTATCGCCTTTGGCCCAGGAAAAAGGAATTGACTTTTCCATCACCATATCACCGGATGTACCTGAAGTTGTCCAGGGCGATGCCCATCGGCTCAGACAAATTTTAATGAATCTTTTGAGCAACGCCGTCAAATTTACCCACAAAGGCGGGGTGACAGGGCAAATCAGTGTAAAGCAAGGCGCAGATGAAGGCGGTCAGATAGAACTGCTTTTTTCAGTCCAAGATACCGGGATCGGCATAAGTCCGGAACAACAGAAAAAAATATTTGAGGCCTTTTCCCAGGCAGATTCAACCACCACCAGGCGGTTTGGGGGCACCGGCCTGGGACTTGCCATCAGCAGACGACTGGCCCAGTTGATGGGAAGCGAACTCAAGGTGAAATCCAGCGAAAATCAGGGCAGCACCTTTTATTTTGAAATTTGCATGAACATTGGCGACCCTGCCAAACTCAAGGAAAGTCTGGAAAGTTCAAAGAAAATTGCCCCCCCGGATTTAAAAGGTTTTTCAATCCTGGTGGTGGAAGATATTGATCTAAACCTGGAGGTGGCCGTTCGCCTCTTAAATCGGACAGGCGCAGACCTGTTAACCGCAAGAAATGGGCAACAGGCTGTCGACATGGTGGCAAAAAGGCGACCAGATCTTATTTTCATGGACCTTCAGATGCCGGTCATGGATGGATTTGAGGCCATTTGCACCATCCGCAAAACAGATAAAGATTTGCCGATCATCGCGCTGTCAGCCGCAGCATTATCCGACGAAGTGGACAGGGCAATTCATTTTGGGGCCCATGCCCATATTTCAAAGCCGGTTGAACCCAATGAACTTTACATGACCCTTTGCCGGTATTTGAATGTAGAGGCCCCCCCCTTACCCGAACCGTCCGGGTCAAAACCTCTCGAACCTGGAAACATCCCTGATCAAACACCCGGCACAAAAAAGACGGGGGTTTCCTGCCAGGCAAAGCAGGATATGAAGCATGCGCCTGACCAGCCCCGGCTTTTTGATCTGCCCAAAGTCATGGAAGCGGTGAACAATGATAAAGAATTTTTCTTCCAGATCACTGAAATGTTTTTCCAGAACCGTGCCGTTCACATGGAGGCCATCCAAAAAGCGATTGGGGCTGAAGATGGGCCCGCATTGGCAAAAGCTGCCCATGCCTTGAAAGGTGCTTTGAGCAATTTTAGGGCACTTGGGGCTCAACACGAGGCAAATGAATTGGAACGCCAGGCAAAAACAGGCGATCTTGGCCAGATCAAACCGCTTTTTTCAAAACTGGAAAAAAAAGTAAGGCGGTTCGAATCTGAACTTAAAATGACCATAGAAAAGATGAGCCATGAAAATTTTAATCGCTGA